The following are from one region of the Eubacterium sp. MSJ-33 genome:
- a CDS encoding nicotinate phosphoribosyltransferase produces MGNGDVYSMRNLTMLMDYYELTMSNGYFEKGFKDKKVVFDMFYRKNPDNGGFVVSAGLEQLIEYIENMHFSREDIEFLRSKGEFSEGFLKYLAGFKFTGNIDALPEGTICYPNTPLVTVTAPVIEAQLIETMLLLTMNFQSLIATKASRICRTAAESGAVVMEFGARRAHGGDAAILGARAAYIGGAAATATVLADERFGVPAIGTMAHSWIQFFDNEYEAFKAYAEVYPDNCTLLIDTYDILNSGLVNAIRVAKEVLEPAGKRLKGVRIDSGDLAYFSKKIRKTLDAHNMQDCKIVVSNSVDEFLMQSLKKQNASINSYGVGERMITSKSDPIFGGVYKLAAVQNDAGEFVPRIKISENVEKITNPGRKKLWRIYSRETGYALADLITMYDEKVNGDEPFAYVDPVKPWKKMKFENVDVKELQVPIFRDGKLVYDKPELDEIKAYVTEQLDNQIWEEEQRFTNPHIHYVDLSKKLYQVKEQMLSQAQGDNH; encoded by the coding sequence ATGGGAAATGGAGATGTTTATTCTATGAGAAATCTGACAATGTTGATGGACTATTATGAACTGACGATGTCCAATGGATACTTTGAAAAAGGATTTAAAGATAAAAAGGTCGTATTTGATATGTTCTACCGGAAGAACCCGGACAACGGCGGGTTTGTTGTATCTGCCGGATTAGAGCAGTTGATCGAGTATATCGAGAATATGCATTTCTCGAGGGAAGATATCGAGTTCCTACGGAGCAAGGGTGAGTTCTCAGAAGGATTTCTGAAGTATCTTGCCGGGTTTAAATTTACAGGAAATATCGATGCATTGCCAGAGGGAACGATCTGTTATCCGAATACGCCCCTTGTCACGGTGACGGCACCGGTAATTGAAGCACAGCTTATCGAGACAATGCTTTTACTTACAATGAATTTCCAGTCTTTGATTGCAACAAAGGCATCACGCATCTGCCGGACAGCGGCGGAGAGCGGTGCGGTTGTGATGGAGTTTGGTGCGAGACGTGCACATGGCGGTGATGCGGCAATTCTTGGCGCAAGAGCTGCTTACATTGGTGGTGCAGCTGCAACGGCGACTGTATTGGCAGATGAACGATTTGGGGTGCCGGCGATTGGGACAATGGCACATAGCTGGATTCAGTTTTTTGACAATGAGTATGAAGCATTTAAGGCGTATGCAGAAGTTTATCCGGATAACTGCACATTGTTGATTGATACGTATGATATATTAAACAGCGGATTGGTGAATGCCATCCGCGTGGCAAAGGAAGTGTTGGAGCCTGCCGGAAAACGCTTGAAAGGTGTGCGTATCGACAGTGGCGATCTGGCGTATTTCTCAAAGAAAATCCGTAAGACACTTGATGCACATAACATGCAGGACTGTAAGATCGTTGTATCGAACAGTGTGGATGAGTTTTTGATGCAATCACTGAAAAAACAAAATGCAAGTATTAATTCATATGGTGTCGGAGAACGGATGATCACTTCAAAATCCGATCCGATTTTTGGCGGTGTCTATAAGCTTGCCGCAGTACAGAATGATGCCGGAGAATTTGTGCCGAGAATCAAGATCTCTGAGAACGTTGAGAAGATTACGAATCCGGGTAGAAAGAAACTGTGGCGGATCTATAGCCGAGAGACCGGGTATGCGCTTGCTGATCTTATCACAATGTATGATGAGAAGGTAAATGGAGACGAGCCATTTGCTTATGTGGATCCGGTTAAGCCATGGAAAAAGATGAAGTTTGAAAACGTGGATGTGAAAGAACTGCAGGTGCCTATTTTCCGCGATGGAAAGCTGGTATATGATAAACCGGAATTAGATGAGATTAAGGCATATGTAACGGAACAGCTTGACAACCAGATATGGGAAGAGGAGCAGAGATTTACGAATCCACACATCCATTATGTGGATTTATCAAAAAAACTGTATCAGGTAAAAGAGCAGATGCTTTCACAGGCACAGGGGGACAATCATTAA
- a CDS encoding adenylosuccinate synthase, with product MVQAVVGANWGDEGKGKITDMLAEKADIIVRFQGGANAGHTIVNNYGKFALHTLPSGVFYDHTTSIIGNGVALNIPVLFNEVKSITDKGVPMPKILVSDRAQMVMPYHVLFDEYEEERLAGKSFGSTKSGIAPFYSDKYAKIGFQVSELFDDEAALRDKIERVIASKNVLLEYLYKKPLLTVDEVYNTLMEYKEMVAPFVCDVSAYLYKAIKEGKHILLEGQLGSMKDPDHGIYPMVTSSSTLAAYGAIGAGIPPYEIKQIVTVCKAYSSAVGAGEFVSEIFGEEADELRRRGGDGGEFGATTGRPRRMGWFDCVASKYGCRIQGTTDVAFTVLDVLGYLDEIPVCVGYDIDGEVTTDFPTTARLKKAKPVYKVLPGWKQDIRGIKKYEDLPENCRKYIEFIEEQIGFPITMVSNGPKRSDIIYRGFNN from the coding sequence ATGGTACAGGCAGTAGTAGGCGCTAATTGGGGTGACGAAGGTAAAGGTAAAATTACAGATATGCTCGCAGAGAAAGCAGACATTATCGTACGTTTTCAGGGTGGAGCAAATGCAGGTCATACGATTGTAAATAACTATGGAAAGTTTGCGTTGCATACACTTCCTTCTGGCGTATTTTATGACCATACAACCAGCATTATTGGAAATGGTGTAGCACTGAATATTCCGGTATTGTTCAATGAAGTAAAGTCAATTACAGATAAAGGTGTTCCAATGCCGAAGATTTTAGTATCGGATCGTGCACAGATGGTAATGCCATATCATGTATTATTTGATGAATACGAAGAGGAGAGACTGGCAGGAAAGTCTTTCGGCTCTACAAAGTCCGGTATTGCTCCGTTTTATTCAGATAAATATGCAAAGATTGGTTTCCAGGTAAGCGAGTTGTTCGATGATGAGGCGGCGTTGCGTGACAAGATAGAGCGTGTAATTGCATCAAAGAATGTATTGTTGGAGTATCTGTACAAGAAACCACTTCTTACAGTAGATGAAGTATATAATACTTTGATGGAGTACAAGGAGATGGTAGCTCCGTTTGTTTGTGATGTATCTGCATATTTGTACAAGGCAATCAAAGAAGGAAAGCATATCCTATTGGAAGGACAGCTTGGTTCTATGAAGGATCCGGATCACGGAATCTATCCAATGGTTACATCTTCTTCTACACTGGCAGCCTATGGTGCAATCGGAGCGGGTATTCCGCCATATGAGATTAAACAGATTGTAACAGTATGTAAGGCATATTCTTCCGCTGTTGGAGCAGGTGAGTTCGTCAGCGAGATTTTTGGAGAAGAGGCAGATGAACTTCGCCGTCGCGGTGGTGATGGAGGAGAGTTCGGTGCAACAACCGGACGACCAAGACGTATGGGATGGTTTGACTGTGTGGCATCGAAGTATGGCTGCCGTATTCAGGGTACAACCGATGTTGCATTTACGGTATTGGATGTACTTGGCTATCTTGATGAGATTCCGGTCTGTGTCGGTTACGACATCGACGGAGAGGTGACAACGGACTTTCCGACAACCGCAAGATTAAAGAAAGCAAAGCCGGTATATAAGGTGCTTCCGGGATGGAAACAGGATATCCGGGGAATTAAGAAGTACGAGGATCTTCCGGAGAACTGCCGTAAGTATATCGAGTTTATCGAGGAACAGATTGGATTCCCGATCACGATGGTTTCCAACGGACCGAAGAGATCCGATATTATCTATCGTGGATTTAACAACTAA
- the purB gene encoding adenylosuccinate lyase, which yields MSRDKYVSPLSERYASKEMQYIFSPDMKFKTWRKLWIALAETEKELGLKDADGNPRITDEQIDELKSHVEDINYDVAREREKLVRHDVMSHVYAYGQQCPKAAGIIHLGATSCYVGDNTDVIIMTEAMKLVRTKLINVINELAKFADTYKDLPTLAFTHFQPAQPTTVGKRATLWMQELLLDLADLEYMIGQQKLLGCKGTTGTQASFLELFEGDHETVKKIDGKIAEKMGFAACYPVSGQTYSRKVDARVLNVLSGIAMSAHKFSNDIRLLQHLKEVEEPFEKNQIGSSAMAYKRNPMRSERIASLADYVMADALNPAIVASTQWFERTLDDSANKRISVPEAFLAIDGILDLYLNVVDGLVVYDKVIYQHFMKEIPFMATENIMMDAVKRGGNRQELHEKIREYSMIAGEQVKKYGNENNLVELIACDSAFGMTREEIEALLDPKNFVGRAPEQTAEFLAEQIQPILDANKDILGVKAEINV from the coding sequence ATGAGCAGAGATAAGTATGTAAGCCCACTTTCGGAAAGATACGCAAGCAAGGAGATGCAGTATATTTTTTCTCCGGACATGAAGTTTAAGACGTGGCGAAAATTATGGATTGCACTTGCTGAGACAGAGAAGGAGCTTGGATTAAAGGATGCAGATGGCAATCCACGTATTACAGACGAGCAGATTGATGAACTGAAAAGCCATGTGGAGGATATCAACTACGATGTGGCAAGAGAACGTGAAAAACTTGTGCGCCATGATGTTATGAGCCATGTATATGCATATGGACAACAGTGCCCGAAAGCAGCAGGGATTATCCATCTGGGTGCGACAAGCTGCTATGTCGGAGATAACACAGATGTGATTATCATGACAGAGGCAATGAAGCTTGTCCGTACAAAGCTGATCAATGTAATCAATGAGCTTGCAAAGTTTGCGGATACATACAAGGATCTTCCAACACTGGCATTCACACATTTTCAGCCTGCACAGCCAACGACAGTCGGTAAGCGTGCAACACTCTGGATGCAGGAGTTATTGCTGGATTTAGCGGATCTTGAATATATGATTGGGCAGCAGAAGCTGCTTGGCTGTAAAGGAACAACCGGTACACAGGCAAGTTTTTTAGAGCTGTTTGAGGGCGACCATGAGACAGTAAAGAAAATCGACGGCAAAATCGCAGAGAAGATGGGATTTGCAGCATGTTATCCGGTTTCCGGACAGACATATTCCAGAAAAGTTGATGCAAGAGTCTTAAATGTACTTTCCGGTATTGCAATGTCTGCACATAAGTTTTCGAATGATATCCGTCTTCTGCAGCATTTGAAGGAAGTAGAAGAACCGTTTGAAAAGAATCAGATTGGTTCCTCAGCGATGGCATATAAGCGTAATCCGATGCGGAGTGAGCGAATCGCCTCTCTGGCTGACTATGTGATGGCAGATGCTTTGAACCCGGCAATTGTGGCAAGTACACAGTGGTTTGAACGTACACTGGATGATTCTGCAAATAAGAGGATTTCTGTGCCGGAAGCATTTCTTGCTATTGACGGTATTTTGGACCTTTACTTAAATGTTGTAGACGGACTCGTTGTATATGACAAGGTTATCTATCAGCACTTCATGAAGGAAATCCCATTTATGGCAACCGAGAACATTATGATGGATGCCGTAAAACGTGGTGGAAACCGTCAGGAACTGCATGAGAAGATTCGTGAGTATTCTATGATTGCTGGTGAGCAGGTCAAGAAGTATGGAAACGAGAATAACTTAGTAGAGCTGATTGCATGCGATTCTGCGTTTGGAATGACGAGAGAAGAGATTGAAGCATTGCTTGATCCAAAGAACTTCGTTGGACGTGCACCGGAGCAGACAGCTGAGTTTCTGGCAGAGCAGATTCAGCCAATTCTTGATGCAAACAAAGATATCCTTGGTGTAAAAGCAGAGATTAACGTATAA
- the purF gene encoding amidophosphoribosyltransferase → MSDVMEHYQDDGLHEECGVFGMYDFDGHDVARTIYYGLFALQHRGQESCGIAVSDTDGPKGKVLSAKGMGLVNEVFTQEDFDKLSGNIGVGHVRYSTAGASTRENAQPLVLNYIKGTLGLAHNGNLVNAPELRRELAHDGAIFQTTIDSEVIAYHIARERVKTTCVEEAVQNAMRKLVGSYSLIVMSPRKLIGARDPFGFRPLCIGKRDNAYVLASESCALDTIGAEFVRDVEPGEMVVISPRGIESHKELCQKEHGRCIFEYIYFARPDSVIDGMSVYQSRIIAGRCLAKDSPVDADLVVGVPESGNAAALGYSLESGIPYGTAFVKNGYVGRTFIKPKQSQRESSVRVKLNVLKDAVAGKRVIMIDDSIVRGTTSDRIVSMLKEAGAKEVHVRISSPPFLYPCYFGTDVPDSDQLIAYNRTIEEIRQIIGADSLGYLKLERLPELTGGRQFCQGCFTGKWPIDPPKEDIRGEYDA, encoded by the coding sequence ATGAGTGATGTAATGGAACACTATCAGGATGACGGTCTGCACGAAGAATGTGGAGTCTTCGGCATGTATGATTTTGATGGACATGATGTGGCTAGAACGATTTACTATGGACTGTTCGCTTTGCAGCACAGAGGACAGGAAAGTTGTGGTATTGCGGTATCCGATACGGATGGACCAAAAGGTAAAGTCCTGTCAGCAAAGGGAATGGGTCTCGTGAATGAAGTATTCACGCAGGAAGATTTCGATAAGCTCAGCGGAAACATCGGTGTTGGACATGTGAGGTATTCAACTGCAGGGGCAAGTACCAGAGAAAATGCACAGCCGCTTGTACTGAACTATATAAAAGGTACACTTGGGCTTGCACATAACGGAAATTTGGTCAATGCACCGGAACTTCGAAGAGAACTGGCACATGATGGTGCAATCTTCCAGACAACGATTGACTCTGAGGTGATTGCATATCATATCGCGAGAGAGCGTGTCAAGACAACTTGTGTCGAAGAAGCAGTCCAAAATGCAATGCGTAAATTAGTTGGATCCTATTCACTGATTGTTATGAGTCCGAGAAAACTGATTGGTGCCCGTGATCCATTTGGATTCCGTCCGCTTTGTATTGGAAAGCGTGACAATGCATATGTGCTTGCATCCGAAAGCTGTGCACTTGATACAATCGGGGCGGAATTTGTCCGGGATGTAGAACCGGGTGAGATGGTCGTTATATCGCCGCGGGGCATTGAGAGTCATAAGGAACTGTGCCAGAAGGAGCATGGCAGATGCATATTTGAATATATTTATTTTGCAAGACCGGACAGCGTGATTGATGGCATGAGTGTGTATCAGTCGCGTATTATTGCCGGAAGATGTCTCGCGAAGGATAGTCCGGTTGATGCAGATTTGGTAGTTGGAGTGCCTGAATCAGGAAATGCAGCGGCACTTGGCTATTCGCTCGAATCCGGTATCCCATACGGAACCGCATTTGTAAAAAATGGTTATGTCGGACGAACTTTTATTAAGCCAAAGCAGAGTCAGCGTGAATCCAGCGTACGTGTAAAGTTGAATGTTCTAAAGGATGCAGTCGCCGGAAAGCGTGTTATTATGATTGATGATTCTATTGTGAGAGGAACGACAAGTGACCGGATTGTCAGCATGTTGAAGGAAGCCGGTGCAAAGGAAGTCCATGTGCGGATTTCATCACCGCCATTCTTATATCCTTGTTATTTCGGAACGGATGTACCGGACAGCGACCAGTTGATTGCGTACAACCGTACGATTGAGGAGATCCGTCAGATCATCGGTGCAGATTCGCTGGGATACCTTAAGCTTGAACGGCTGCCGGAACTGACCGGAGGCAGACAGTTCTGCCAGGGTTGTTTCACAGGAAAATGGCCAATTGATCCACCAAAAGAAGATATTCGTGGCGAATATGACGCATAA
- a CDS encoding PilZ domain-containing protein, translating to MQEKRKNVRLPIKLKLEVSNLFKQDGVKIENLDAEIEVFDISKAGIGFMSLSKLPVNYYFNATIEFENREEVILSVVKILYVTPIGNAGYRYGCEFVGLPSMYDYIFEEYAQNL from the coding sequence ATGCAGGAAAAAAGAAAGAATGTTAGACTTCCGATTAAATTAAAACTGGAAGTTTCTAATTTATTTAAGCAGGACGGTGTGAAAATTGAGAATCTTGACGCTGAAATTGAGGTCTTTGATATTTCCAAGGCCGGTATTGGATTCATGTCTCTGTCCAAACTTCCGGTTAATTATTATTTCAATGCCACAATCGAATTTGAGAACCGGGAAGAAGTAATTTTATCCGTTGTAAAGATTCTGTATGTAACACCAATCGGTAATGCCGGTTACCGCTATGGTTGTGAGTTTGTCGGTCTGCCTTCCATGTATGATTATATCTTTGAAGAGTATGCACAGAATCTGTAG
- a CDS encoding exopolysaccharide biosynthesis polyprenyl glycosylphosphotransferase, whose translation MINNTRKLETSLVFFLKAILNLILFFVLYGIYAKSNWQLWNLSRTSGITIAAYVVMHYMFSTIYGHYDIGKRKSKPIVLSLFLNQIFTDVIDVIVLSIMNTNQMNNHSFKLEQPYLLVPILVIQFVVILIFVYGGNHLYFKIYRPEDCIIVTSSQQSLNEIARGILKYKLQYKISRVVDYRDVNLKQYIQDHDTIFIYDVPVQDRTQILEYCYQNMKNVYFNPDMHDVIEKSAKHFILDDVSVYCNYSKGLTLEQRFIKRTMDIIISVIALILTSPIMLAVIIMIKIDDHGSIIFKQNRATRDGKIFSVYKFRTMRENVQNYSVVEDDERVTRVGRFLRKYRLDEIPQFFNVLKGDMSVVGPRPEMLANVFNYTSVLPEFEYRLRVKAGITGHAQIAGKYNTSPKDKLILDLTYIEEYSFWLDIKLLFQTLIVLFKKDSTEAFHRGEELVFEEYQPPAEAESQEIEN comes from the coding sequence ATGATAAATAATACCAGAAAACTTGAGACATCCCTTGTGTTTTTTCTCAAGGCAATTTTGAATTTGATATTGTTTTTTGTATTGTATGGAATTTATGCAAAGTCAAACTGGCAGCTTTGGAATCTGTCCCGAACGTCTGGAATTACGATTGCGGCATATGTGGTCATGCATTACATGTTTTCGACCATTTATGGACATTATGATATAGGAAAACGAAAAAGCAAGCCGATTGTTTTGTCGCTGTTTCTAAACCAGATATTTACGGATGTGATTGATGTTATAGTATTGTCTATCATGAATACAAATCAGATGAACAATCATAGTTTTAAATTGGAACAGCCATATTTGCTGGTGCCGATTCTGGTGATACAGTTTGTTGTCATTCTGATTTTTGTATATGGTGGTAATCATCTGTATTTTAAGATATACCGGCCGGAAGATTGTATTATCGTCACATCTTCCCAGCAGAGCCTGAATGAGATTGCGCGCGGTATATTAAAGTATAAGCTGCAATATAAGATAAGCCGTGTTGTGGATTACCGGGATGTGAATTTGAAACAGTATATCCAGGATCATGATACGATATTTATTTACGATGTGCCGGTTCAGGATCGTACGCAGATTTTGGAGTATTGTTATCAGAATATGAAGAACGTATACTTTAATCCGGATATGCATGATGTCATTGAGAAGAGTGCGAAACATTTTATTCTGGATGATGTATCGGTGTATTGTAATTATTCAAAGGGGCTGACATTGGAACAGAGGTTTATCAAACGTACAATGGATATTATCATATCTGTGATCGCTTTGATTCTCACATCGCCGATTATGTTGGCCGTTATCATCATGATTAAGATTGATGATCATGGAAGCATTATTTTCAAGCAGAACCGTGCAACGCGGGATGGAAAAATCTTTTCTGTGTATAAGTTTCGAACAATGCGGGAGAATGTACAGAATTATTCGGTTGTGGAAGATGATGAACGTGTAACCCGTGTGGGGAGGTTTTTACGAAAATACCGGTTGGATGAGATACCACAGTTTTTTAATGTCTTAAAGGGGGACATGAGTGTGGTAGGACCAAGACCGGAAATGCTTGCAAATGTGTTTAACTACACGTCTGTCCTTCCGGAATTTGAGTACCGGCTGCGTGTAAAGGCAGGAATTACCGGACATGCACAGATTGCCGGCAAATATAACACATCGCCGAAGGATAAGCTGATTCTGGATCTGACGTATATTGAAGAGTACAGTTTCTGGCTGGATATCAAGCTTCTGTTCCAGACATTGATTGTTTTATTCAAAAAGGACAGTACTGAGGCATTCCACAGAGGAGAAGAACTGGTCTTTGAAGAGTATCAGCCGCCAGCAGAGGCAGAGAGTCAGGAAATAGAAAATTAA
- the glmM gene encoding phosphoglucosamine mutase — MGKYFGTDGFRGEANIDLTVEHAYKVGRYLGYYFGKEKQGDDRARIVIGKDTRRSSYMFEYSLVAGLTASGADVYLMHVTPTPSVSYIVRADEFDCGIMISASHNPFYDNGIKIINSHGAKMDAAVEKQIEDYIDGLVPEIPFATKEKIGRTTDYSMGRNRYIGYLMTLPTRAFKNLRVGLDCANGASSTVAKAVFDALGAKTYVINNTPDGTNINTNCGSTHIEGLQKFVVENNLDAGFAYDGDADRCLAVDEKGNLVDGDAIIYICGKYLRDRGRLNNNKVVTTVMSNLGLYKALDAEGIGYEKTAVGDKYVYECMMENGYILGGEQSGHIIFSKNARTGDGVLTSLKIMEAMVEEKMPLSELTRGLTIYPQLLVNVKVTSKKAVMEDTDVLAAAKKVEEALGDDGRILLRESGTEPLIRVMVEAKTDALCKEHVDAVVDVIRKKGYEVQ, encoded by the coding sequence ATGGGAAAGTATTTCGGAACAGACGGGTTCCGCGGTGAGGCAAACATAGACCTGACAGTGGAACATGCGTATAAGGTCGGAAGATATCTCGGATATTATTTTGGAAAAGAGAAGCAGGGGGATGACCGTGCAAGGATTGTGATCGGAAAGGATACGAGACGTTCGAGCTATATGTTTGAGTACTCACTTGTAGCGGGGTTGACTGCGAGTGGTGCAGATGTATATCTGATGCATGTCACGCCGACACCGAGTGTTTCATATATTGTGCGTGCTGATGAGTTTGATTGTGGAATTATGATTTCCGCAAGCCACAATCCGTTTTATGATAATGGAATTAAGATCATCAACAGTCATGGTGCCAAGATGGATGCGGCAGTTGAAAAGCAGATAGAAGATTATATCGATGGACTGGTGCCGGAAATTCCGTTTGCAACGAAGGAAAAGATTGGTCGTACAACGGATTATTCAATGGGTAGAAACCGCTACATCGGTTATCTGATGACACTTCCAACACGTGCATTCAAGAATCTGCGTGTGGGTCTTGACTGTGCGAACGGTGCTTCATCTACGGTTGCAAAGGCTGTGTTTGATGCACTTGGTGCGAAGACCTATGTCATCAACAATACGCCGGATGGTACGAATATCAATACAAACTGTGGTTCCACACATATCGAGGGATTACAGAAGTTTGTGGTAGAGAATAATTTAGATGCAGGATTCGCTTACGATGGTGATGCAGACCGTTGTCTGGCTGTCGATGAGAAGGGTAATCTGGTGGATGGCGATGCAATCATCTATATTTGCGGAAAATATCTGCGTGACCGAGGCAGACTGAACAACAATAAGGTTGTCACAACTGTAATGTCAAATCTTGGATTATACAAGGCTCTGGATGCAGAGGGTATCGGCTATGAGAAGACGGCAGTCGGAGACAAATATGTCTATGAGTGTATGATGGAAAATGGTTATATTCTTGGTGGCGAGCAGAGCGGACATATTATCTTCTCCAAAAATGCAAGAACCGGAGATGGTGTTTTAACATCTTTAAAAATTATGGAAGCCATGGTGGAGGAGAAGATGCCGCTTTCGGAACTGACACGTGGACTGACAATCTACCCACAGCTTCTGGTGAATGTGAAGGTTACAAGCAAGAAAGCAGTTATGGAAGATACAGATGTGCTTGCGGCAGCAAAGAAGGTTGAGGAAGCGCTTGGCGATGATGGACGGATTCTTCTACGTGAGAGTGGAACAGAACCGCTCATCCGTGTTATGGTAGAGGCAAAGACAGATGCACTTTGCAAGGAACATGTGGATGCGGTCGTGGATGTAATTCGAAAAAAAGGATATGAAGTACAGTAA
- a CDS encoding diacylglycerol/lipid kinase family protein produces the protein MKRLLFIINPKAGRTAIRNDLFEIIMVFSQAGYEVVTYPTQGPEDAERKVRVDGEDYDLIVCAGGDGTLDNTVCGYSKMGHKKVPLGYIPVGTTNDFARSLRISRKPIEAANQIINGKCTKIDVGQFAEKSFIYIAAFGIFTDVSYSTNQSLKKAIGHSAYIVEGIKNIGNYRGFNLTAQFDDKTITGKYLYGMVTNTLSVGGFKLRGAKHVVLDDGKFDCLFIKMPSTPAEMQQIIRGILQNEVEGNEMFFECKASRVVVDGEQEIAWTLDGEFGGSLKHVEILNQQQALDIMLPQINIEEVAHQPRDDEFEGMTDADREEETAYTEDDIDIEDLYSRYALHYQEKSERMDVEDEQTDLDKTV, from the coding sequence ATGAAACGCTTGTTATTTATTATCAATCCGAAAGCCGGACGAACGGCGATAAGAAACGATTTGTTTGAGATTATCATGGTATTTTCGCAGGCTGGATACGAGGTCGTGACTTATCCGACACAGGGGCCGGAGGATGCAGAGCGCAAGGTGCGCGTGGATGGTGAAGATTATGATCTGATTGTGTGTGCGGGTGGTGATGGAACACTTGATAACACTGTCTGTGGATATTCCAAGATGGGACATAAGAAAGTTCCGCTTGGCTATATTCCGGTTGGAACAACGAATGATTTTGCACGAAGTCTTCGTATCTCCAGAAAACCAATAGAAGCAGCAAATCAGATTATAAATGGAAAATGCACTAAGATAGATGTCGGACAGTTTGCGGAAAAGTCGTTTATTTATATTGCGGCATTTGGTATCTTTACTGATGTATCATACAGTACGAATCAGTCTTTAAAAAAGGCAATTGGACATTCGGCATATATTGTTGAGGGAATCAAAAACATTGGAAACTACAGGGGGTTTAATCTGACTGCACAGTTTGATGATAAGACTATCACCGGAAAATACCTGTACGGCATGGTTACAAATACCCTTTCGGTCGGCGGTTTTAAGCTGCGGGGGGCCAAGCATGTTGTGTTAGATGACGGGAAGTTTGACTGTCTTTTTATCAAGATGCCGTCGACACCGGCAGAGATGCAGCAGATTATTCGAGGAATTTTGCAAAATGAGGTCGAGGGTAATGAGATGTTTTTTGAATGTAAGGCATCTCGCGTCGTAGTAGATGGGGAACAGGAGATTGCATGGACACTCGATGGTGAGTTTGGCGGAAGTTTAAAGCATGTGGAGATCTTAAATCAACAGCAGGCACTGGATATTATGCTTCCGCAGATTAATATTGAGGAAGTAGCTCATCAACCACGTGACGATGAATTTGAAGGTATGACAGATGCAGACCGCGAAGAGGAAACTGCTTATACAGAGGATGATATTGATATCGAAGACCTATATAGCCGATATGCACTGCATTATCAGGAGAAATCCGAAAGGATGGATGTTGAGGATGAACAGACGGATTTGGATAAAACCGTGTGA
- the queC gene encoding 7-cyano-7-deazaguanine synthase QueC — MQHKKNKEAAVVVFSGGQDSTTCLLYAKKHYKKVYAVSFDYHQRHVAELDAAKEICEKLDVEQTIMDMTLLNQLAPNSLTRDDMQVDSDAPAEGTPNTFVDGRNMLFLTFAAVFAKQKGVTDILTGVSQSDFSGYPDCRDEFIKSLNVSLNLAMDYEFDIITPLMWIDKEETWELADKLGGFDLVRNMTLTCYNGIKGDGCGNCPACKLRKKGLDAYLARR, encoded by the coding sequence ATGCAGCACAAGAAGAACAAAGAAGCAGCCGTTGTTGTATTTAGTGGAGGTCAGGACAGCACGACCTGTCTGTTATATGCAAAGAAGCATTATAAGAAGGTGTATGCCGTATCGTTTGATTATCACCAGAGACATGTGGCAGAGCTTGATGCGGCAAAAGAAATCTGTGAGAAGCTCGATGTGGAGCAGACAATCATGGATATGACACTGTTAAATCAGCTTGCACCGAATTCCCTGACCAGGGATGATATGCAGGTAGACAGTGATGCTCCGGCAGAGGGCACACCAAATACATTTGTCGATGGAAGAAATATGCTGTTTTTGACATTTGCGGCTGTGTTCGCAAAGCAGAAGGGGGTAACGGATATCCTGACGGGCGTATCCCAGAGTGATTTCTCGGGTTACCCGGATTGTAGAGATGAGTTTATCAAATCTTTGAATGTATCTCTGAATCTGGCAATGGATTATGAGTTTGATATTATCACACCGCTCATGTGGATTGATAAGGAAGAGACATGGGAGCTCGCAGATAAGCTTGGCGGATTTGATTTAGTTCGCAATATGACATTAACATGTTATAATGGTATTAAAGGCGATGGCTGCGGCAATTGCCCGGCATGTAAGTTACGGAAAAAGGGCTTAGATGCTTATCTTGCAAGACGATAG